The DNA window ATTTAGCAGAGCGACCACAGCAACATGCCCTAAGCTGACCAAAAACTGCCAACCGCCAGCTCATTCACAGTTGAGGCGCTGTGCtctgcacacagacacacaaaataCTTGATATCAATATGGATATAGACATCAGTATTAGCGAGAGTGGAGCAATCGAAATGTCATCATACCTCTTATCCTCGTTTGCCAATGGCgatagcaatagcagcaacagccttaTTGGATCCGAGGACTCTCATATGGGTAATTCAAGTAGAACTAAAGCGCCCAGACAAAAGATAAATGCACGTGAACGTTACCGCACCTTTAAGTAAGTACATGAATATATCGCTACAGTTGCAGCATCTCTAAATTTCACAGTTATTTTAGTGTAAATTCCGCTTACGAAGCATTGCGCGGTCTAATTCCCACGGAGCCAGTTAATCGCAAATTgtctaaaattgaaataatacgACTGGCCAGTAGTTATATTACACATTTACGCAGCACACTATACGCAggtacattttatatatattttgtttgtttagaaaaataatttatgtattgcCTACAGGTACAGATCGACAGCCTTGCTTGCTTCACAAGTGGGATGGCGACAGTAGCACGGGACGTGTTAGTATCTGTACATTTTGTATGAAACCAAAGTCACCACAATCAGCGCAATGCTAAGATTTGAATCTAACCGCCAAAACATATTTTCATATCGTGCACATCGATATCTATCATCGATAGCATATGAATTTACCAAtaagttttaagtttaaattacttcttttttttttgtaataaataaatatttataatacataTGCTCATTACTATTAAAGaagcttgtttttattgttgtcgttgtactaacaacaaattcaaatagttAACAGCTAAAGAGTTGTCAGAGCAATACCCTCACACAGTTTACAACACTGCTCTATACAACACTTCTCATGAGCAATCAAAAACAACGCCGCGggaatcatttaattttattatttgttgatttgctatttgtttttattgatttttggcaACATGGGTGACCAGCTAAAGGTAAGTTGCATTGCAATAATAAGCTGCGCGTTTTTAACATATATTGATTTTGCTACAGAACTCGAGCATGTTAAAGAAACTGGGTTTTGATAGCTCAATGCAATGGATTTTTTACGATGAGCAATTTGAAAAGTTCTTCAACTTCTTGGCTGACAATATTACGGATGCCAATATACTTACAGAGCAGGAAATGCTGGAGTGCAGCGAAATGATACAACGCGACGAATGGTTAAGCGAGTCCGAGCGccatttaaagctgcagcaaattgaatcGGAAAATCCGGGACTGCTAAAGGCAAAAATGGAGCATGTTGATGCCTTGATAGATGAGATAGCTGTAGCAAAAGAAGCCACTACTGCTTATGCGGAGCTCATTGAGGATATGCAGTAAGCCAAAAGCTTAACCTAAAACATGAGTAAataatgtgtttttttttttagcaatacCAAGCATAGTCTTAACAAACAGCTAAGCGAACAGGAGTGTACTACGGCGTCGCTGCATAATATGGCGCAGGAGCGCTTACTTGAGAGCCAGACCAGGTCGCGCCAATTAGAGGAGTTGCAACGCGAGAATTGCAGGCTGAGTGAGGAGGCAAACAAAGGATTTAGCAAACAGCAAGTACCAGGACTGTTCATGCACCAGCAACCATTGGATCAGTACTTTCTTAAGTGCGACTCCTTTATGCAGTACTTTACGCTCTACATGAGAGACAACTTTAAGCTACAGGAATACTATGATTTTGAAAGTTTTCGCGTAGATACACAGCAAATCAACACCAAGCTGGATGAACTGCAACATTCGTAGGCATACAAATTCATTGTTTACACAATATGCTAATTATACACACTTACAGCATGCAGCATTATACGATTGCACACATTAACGAAAAAGCCAAGTCAAAGGCTACACAGGCGCTGATTGATAACATTGATCTGAACAAAATCCATTGTCTAACCTTAACGGACATGGCGCGCGAAGCTcacgagctgcagctgctcaatgaCAATCATCTAGAGAACACATACAATACGCTGCTCAATGCCTTGACGTTGCATGTGAATcagcaaacgcagcagcgcatCGAGCTGGTGCTCTACGAGAACACCAAACAGAAGCTAGAGCGTGCGCTGCGTCGTCGTGAGAACGACAAACAGCTAACAAGGATTATATCAGATGCGCTGTCCAATGCCGAGCTACTTTGGATTTCAATACAGCTGGACTTGGAGAAGGCACGCAACTGGACCGACAGCTCTTTGCGTTTACATGAACAAGCCGAGACCAGCTGGCAACGTGTGCTCGCCATGCGATCCATAAATGCCAATCCAATAGGCACTACAGGGCAATTTCTGAAAGCGATCGCTGATCGATTGAGCACACACATTGGTCAACAGGTGCGCGCCACTGATATCAAGAGCTGTCTCTATGAATACGAAAAATTTGGTCGACTTGCGGCCTATTCGTTGCACAGTATGCTTAACAAAAAGTCACACTATACTGTCCACGAGCAGATGGTCGAGCTGtaagtatttttttacatatgtacaatacCAAATCGAGATAACAAAGCCACACAAGTGAGTCACTGCATTCTGCGGAATCGACAAAgtcaaatcaatcaaattacCAAAAAAAGGGGAAAGTCAAACAGTCATTCCATTTCGTAAAATagttaactaaaaaaaactaatgttTACATACCAAACGATTAGAGATATGACTTACATTTCTGTGCATTTTGGACCATATGGTAATCTCCGCATTCATATTTAACTAATGCTTCAAGTGTGAGTGCCCCGTTGCTTGCCGCTCATATTTATGTTTCAAGAAAAGCCCGTGTTACCTTACCCGTAGTTCTATCCTATCTTTATCCTTACGTTGCTCATACCTAATATACTCTTATGCATTTGCTGGCAGGATACGTTTggagcagttgctgcaaccCTTTGTTTACGATTCACCGCTGGAACAGCCCATGTTTGAGAACATACAGTACTTATGTCCCATATTCAAGgcagcgcaacagcagcaaggatTTGACGTTGCCGTGCGGCAGCTACGCACCAAATATATGGACAACATTACCGAACGCATGGTAGATTTCCTTTTGAATATACACACATTAGcttactttaataattttcctTTTGCTATTGCAGAATAAAGATAAGCTTTGGCGCTATCAGCAGCTATTGTGGATTTGGTTTCTCACTGAACCGCAACGCGTGCTGCAGGCCATTGATGTGGTCAAGAGGGAATCAGCCAATGTACCACAGCGCCTAACTGGCGGTCTGCAGCGTAAATAATGCTCTCATACCAATaaagaattttgttttcaaattaagtTAAGTCATGTATtctcaattcaattaatttctacttagctatataattaaattacttttatatgAACACAACATGTAAAATTTCAGTTTGGCTTATTCGATATTAGACGCTTACGTCGGTCAGcctcgccgccgccgtcgtttttcttgtgttttcCGACGGGTCGCCGCCGGATCTTGTAAAAATCGGGGCGGTATTAGCATTTGGCAGTTCtatagtttaagtttaaaatattttgaatataaatatctGTATTCCCATACATATGGTGGTGGTATCTTTCATATAATTGATTATTCATTGAAATTGCCGAATCTCTTGCATGTTCGAGTTATATTTTGGACCTAACTGGTCAAAAGTAGAATAGTTATCATGTTTAAGATTATTACATTGATTAATTTAAGGGGCAGTTTTACTATTTTGATTACAGCTGTTCCTTTGTTTTGCTTagaatacattttatatttttatagtaaataCGACACATATTAAGtcttaatatttgaatttcataagaaaagaattgaattttttgggTTCAACGCTGTGGCCGCAGTAAACTCCTTCGGCGAAAATCTCTATTCGGTATTCATAAGTTAGTTAAAATTGTAAGtggcattaatattttatttacgaCTTCACAGCGATATAATATTAAGTGTGTACTATGATTGTACTtgaatatttctatatatattgacTGAACGATATTTTGTATGAACATTATATGGTggcagttgcatttaaaaacttCGGCATCATTACCGCATGTCTTTAAAttgttacaatttaaaaaaaaaaaaaaaaaaatttcactaacttctatatatgtgtattgATAGTGCtcaaaattaagaaatatttacgTTACGTTTACGTTTCTGCTCAAACGTAGTTTGCATAAGATATATTTTAAGTCTAGCTTAGTAAGTTGTATAAACCAAAAGTTGTTTATCTCAAGTCTCAAATCCTCAAAActacattttgtaaataatgcTGGTAATTGAATTACcaataaaacttaattcaagcagataaaaaataaaatagaaaaacttGCATGATATACAAATCATAAATGAGGtgaaaattttatgtattttattgcCACGCACATTTTGCTACCCTTAcagtttaaatatacatatataccatACGGatggcatataaaataattattaccaagaaacaataaattacatatatcATCAATTTCAAAGCTTAAGGCAATCAAAGTCAAATCGCAATAAtcgtatataaatatactctGATCAGACTGCAAGGGCATATGAGCTTCGGCCTGCCGAAGAGAGcagttcatttaaatttaaatttagtttgcttaaaattcaattcgtttataattaattaaaattacagcATAAGATTATTACATATAATTTGTTGAATGTATTGAAGttatttactaattttttttcgttggcAGATTTAGAATAAATTGATTGCTTTTCataggtttttgttttgtgtgttgtgtccACTAATCGGAAAATGTTTAAGGTAAAACTTTACTTTGCGGCGGTTCTTGGCCCCATTATCAGATTGGGTCATCAGATATACACACTAtatagtatgtacatatacatgtgtgtgtgtgtgtagtttgtATAAAGAGCTACTAACAACATTGAatgctaattaatattttattttactttaatattcTTGCTTTTTAACTAGACGTGTATGTGTGGAGCACCAGTTGTGTTATTTGACATTATTATTGCTGTgcctgtttaaatattaaatgtgtgtatgtgtgtgtgtctgagtgtGTATAGTACAGTAAAACCTGCCTATAGGCCATTAGCAAATAACCatcatataataaatatgcatttttttttgtat is part of the Drosophila busckii strain San Diego stock center, stock number 13000-0081.31 chromosome X, ASM1175060v1, whole genome shotgun sequence genome and encodes:
- the LOC108605898 gene encoding augmin complex subunit dgt3; this translates as MGDQLKNSSMLKKLGFDSSMQWIFYDEQFEKFFNFLADNITDANILTEQEMLECSEMIQRDEWLSESERHLKLQQIESENPGLLKAKMEHVDALIDEIAVAKEATTAYAELIEDMHNTKHSLNKQLSEQECTTASLHNMAQERLLESQTRSRQLEELQRENCRLSEEANKGFSKQQVPGLFMHQQPLDQYFLKCDSFMQYFTLYMRDNFKLQEYYDFESFRVDTQQINTKLDELQHSMQHYTIAHINEKAKSKATQALIDNIDLNKIHCLTLTDMAREAHELQLLNDNHLENTYNTLLNALTLHVNQQTQQRIELVLYENTKQKLERALRRRENDKQLTRIISDALSNAELLWISIQLDLEKARNWTDSSLRLHEQAETSWQRVLAMRSINANPIGTTGQFLKAIADRLSTHIGQQVRATDIKSCLYEYEKFGRLAAYSLHSMLNKKSHYTVHEQMVELIRLEQLLQPFVYDSPLEQPMFENIQYLCPIFKAAQQQQGFDVAVRQLRTKYMDNITERMNKDKLWRYQQLLWIWFLTEPQRVLQAIDVVKRESANVPQRLTGGLQRK
- the LOC108604957 gene encoding transcription factor 15 yields the protein MDIDISISESGAIEMSSYLLSSFANGDSNSSNSLIGSEDSHMGNSSRTKAPRQKINARERYRTFNVNSAYEALRGLIPTEPVNRKLSKIEIIRLASSYITHLRSTLYAGTDRQPCLLHKWDGDSSTGRVSICTFCMKPKSPQSAQC